A part of Paraburkholderia azotifigens genomic DNA contains:
- a CDS encoding heterodisulfide reductase-related iron-sulfur binding cluster, whose amino-acid sequence MSSAANFDPVNVTRILFEGFPTFAIVLFYLAGVGAMAAFAWGVYIQVRKYQRGKPVAGPIDLRKRIGAMVQVVLSHRTIARRDPAAGRAHRFIFYGFAVLFLGTATVTVDYDITARFLGFHFWNGNFYLFFKLAMNLAGLSLVGGLIYMMVRRGWIKPPKLDYARPDRKPGDPDYDRSGYRREDWAFLWSLVLIGITGFVLSGLRLVWLQDRAVVWDTRWWSPVAALLAEIMRGAGLSASAAYVLRTGLWWFHGALALTFIALIPYTKVKHIFTASGSLLMRDPLAAQRLPKVEPDAPRAGYKTITDFTWKHLLNLDACTKCGRCHEACPARATGAPLSPRDVILSLREFANEALEKNTLPEEVKLDVHGKDIGQVFMETVWSCRTCMACVEICPVAVEHVPIIVQLRRNLVEDGQMEPQVQKTLQAIHKNGNSFNESKRKRAAWTKSLPFPIKDARKEPVDLLWFVGDYASFDPRNQRVTQAFATLLHDTEVDFGLLFEGEANAGNDVRRVGEEGLYEVLATQNIATLGSSQFRRIVTTDPHSYNTIRNEYPDFGGHFEIEHYTSLVARMLAEGRLRPKRKLGYRVTFHDPCHLGRFNKGYDAPRQIIEALGCELVDMKRSRDNSFCCGAGGGRIWMNDPVGQEKPSQNRMKEAASIEGLEVFVVCCPKDLTMFEDALKTSGYEGRFVVRELIELIAESLVDVDGDAPPADDVRVTADA is encoded by the coding sequence ATGTCGAGCGCAGCGAACTTCGACCCCGTCAACGTCACCCGGATCCTCTTCGAGGGCTTCCCCACGTTCGCGATCGTACTGTTCTATCTGGCAGGCGTCGGCGCGATGGCCGCGTTCGCGTGGGGTGTCTATATTCAGGTGCGCAAGTACCAGCGCGGCAAGCCCGTGGCGGGCCCGATCGATCTGCGCAAGCGCATCGGCGCGATGGTGCAGGTCGTGCTGAGCCATCGCACGATCGCGCGCCGCGATCCGGCGGCAGGCCGCGCGCACCGCTTCATTTTCTACGGCTTCGCGGTGCTGTTTCTCGGCACGGCGACCGTCACCGTCGACTACGACATCACCGCGCGCTTTCTCGGCTTCCACTTCTGGAACGGCAACTTCTATCTGTTCTTCAAGCTGGCGATGAATCTCGCCGGCCTGTCGCTGGTGGGCGGCCTGATCTACATGATGGTCCGGCGCGGCTGGATCAAACCGCCTAAGCTCGATTACGCGCGCCCCGACCGCAAACCGGGCGACCCCGACTACGACCGCAGCGGCTATCGGCGCGAAGACTGGGCCTTTCTCTGGTCGCTCGTGCTGATCGGCATCACCGGTTTCGTGCTGAGCGGATTGCGCCTCGTGTGGCTGCAGGACCGCGCCGTGGTCTGGGATACGCGCTGGTGGTCGCCCGTCGCCGCGCTGCTCGCCGAAATCATGCGCGGCGCGGGGCTCAGTGCATCGGCCGCGTACGTGCTGCGCACGGGCCTGTGGTGGTTTCACGGCGCGCTCGCGCTGACGTTCATCGCGCTGATTCCGTACACGAAGGTCAAGCACATCTTCACGGCGAGCGGCTCGCTGCTGATGCGCGATCCCCTCGCCGCGCAGCGTCTGCCGAAAGTCGAACCCGACGCGCCGCGTGCCGGCTACAAGACGATCACCGACTTCACGTGGAAACACCTGCTCAATCTCGACGCCTGCACCAAGTGCGGCCGCTGCCATGAGGCGTGCCCCGCCCGCGCAACCGGTGCGCCGCTGTCGCCGCGCGACGTGATCCTGTCGCTGCGCGAATTCGCCAATGAGGCGCTGGAGAAGAACACGCTGCCCGAAGAGGTCAAGCTCGACGTGCACGGCAAGGATATCGGCCAGGTCTTCATGGAAACGGTCTGGTCGTGCCGCACCTGCATGGCGTGCGTGGAAATTTGCCCCGTCGCCGTCGAGCACGTGCCCATCATCGTCCAGCTGCGCCGCAATCTCGTCGAAGACGGACAGATGGAGCCGCAGGTGCAGAAGACCTTGCAGGCCATTCACAAGAACGGCAACTCGTTCAACGAATCGAAGCGCAAACGCGCCGCGTGGACCAAGTCGCTGCCCTTCCCGATCAAGGATGCGCGCAAGGAGCCCGTCGATCTGCTGTGGTTCGTCGGCGACTATGCATCGTTCGATCCGCGCAACCAGCGCGTCACGCAGGCTTTCGCCACACTGCTGCACGATACGGAGGTGGATTTCGGCCTGCTGTTCGAAGGCGAAGCGAACGCGGGCAACGATGTGCGGCGCGTCGGCGAAGAAGGCCTGTATGAAGTGCTCGCGACGCAGAACATCGCGACGCTCGGCTCGTCGCAATTCCGCCGCATCGTCACCACCGACCCGCACTCGTACAACACGATCCGCAACGAGTACCCCGACTTCGGCGGCCACTTCGAGATCGAGCACTACACGAGCCTCGTCGCGCGCATGCTCGCCGAGGGCCGGCTGCGCCCGAAGCGCAAGCTCGGCTATCGCGTGACCTTCCACGATCCGTGTCACCTTGGACGCTTCAACAAGGGCTATGACGCGCCGCGCCAGATCATCGAAGCGCTCGGCTGCGAACTCGTCGACATGAAGCGCTCGCGCGACAACTCGTTCTGCTGCGGCGCGGGCGGCGGCCGCATCTGGATGAACGATCCCGTCGGCCAGGAGAAGCCGTCGCAGAACCGCATGAAGGAGGCGGCCAGCATCGAAGGTCTGGAAGTGTTCGTCGTCTGCTGTCCGAAAGACCTGACGATGTTCGAAGACGCGCTGAAGACGAGTGGCTACGAGGGACGCTTCGTCGTGCGCGAGCTGATCGAGCTGATCGCCGAGAGCCTCGTCGACGTCGATGGCGACGCGCCGCCCGCGGACGATGTGCGTGTGACGGCCGACGCCTGA
- a CDS encoding electron transfer flavoprotein subunit beta/FixA family protein — protein MKILVTIKQVTSLDEDFELRDDDRDVEADFHVFDLNEWDHYALEEALRLKEGANGDGIEVVVVTVGPERADEELRKCLAKGADRAIRIWSDELEDADPVGVARALAALARREAPDMIFAGVQASDHAYGATGMALAGLLDWPHAAVVAGLEYAPGAGTASARRELEGGAYANVTVQCPAVLTLQLGINTPRYASLRGIKQAASRPIEAVTPDALGLPAEQTGARGSLSRIRRVYVPELGRAQMIDGTPAEQAARLAGIIKELRGEAQ, from the coding sequence ATGAAGATACTCGTCACCATCAAGCAGGTCACGTCGCTCGACGAGGATTTCGAGCTGCGCGACGACGATCGCGATGTCGAAGCGGACTTTCATGTCTTCGACCTCAACGAATGGGATCACTATGCACTCGAAGAAGCGCTGCGCCTGAAGGAAGGCGCGAACGGCGACGGCATCGAAGTGGTTGTCGTCACCGTCGGCCCCGAGCGCGCCGACGAAGAATTGCGCAAGTGCCTCGCCAAAGGCGCCGACCGCGCGATCCGCATCTGGAGCGACGAACTGGAGGACGCCGACCCGGTCGGCGTCGCGCGCGCGCTTGCCGCGCTTGCGCGCCGCGAAGCGCCCGACATGATCTTCGCCGGCGTGCAGGCGTCCGACCATGCGTACGGCGCCACGGGGATGGCGCTCGCGGGTCTGCTCGACTGGCCGCACGCGGCTGTCGTCGCGGGCCTCGAATACGCGCCCGGCGCGGGCACGGCCAGCGCGCGCCGCGAACTGGAAGGCGGCGCCTATGCGAACGTCACCGTGCAATGCCCCGCCGTGCTCACGCTGCAACTGGGCATCAACACGCCGCGTTACGCGTCGCTGCGCGGCATCAAGCAGGCCGCGTCGCGGCCCATCGAGGCCGTGACGCCTGACGCACTCGGCCTGCCCGCGGAGCAAACGGGTGCGCGCGGATCGCTGTCGCGCATCCGGCGCGTCTATGTGCCCGAACTCGGACGCGCGCAGATGATCGACGGCACGCCCGCCGAACAGGCCGCCCGCCTCGCGGGCATCATCAAGGAACTTCGGGGAGAAGCGCAATGA
- a CDS encoding electron transfer flavoprotein subunit alpha/FixB family protein, whose amino-acid sequence MSGILVIAEHRQGQLRPVSAELIGAAREAGGERVTVAVLGATPAAFVDALKLAGVDEIVTVQTASDAFDPDTYQAVAQALIEARQPSLVLLPHTIDTLGYAAPLAVKGNYGFTTDAFGLARDGEGWIATRSGYGQKVNMEIEFPERATVVVTVRPGAFKAPDAAGTPDISAFDAPAVTPRSAHVSFEEPAASGDVDIVGADFIMSIGRGIGEETNVEQFRELAGSLGATLGCSRPIADSGWLPKAHQVGQSGKTAAACKLYIAMGISGSVQHMAGMKHVENIIAVNTDPEASIFSIAKYGIVGDIFDIAEELRGHF is encoded by the coding sequence ATGAGCGGGATTCTGGTTATTGCTGAACATCGTCAGGGGCAACTGCGTCCCGTGAGCGCCGAACTGATCGGCGCCGCGCGCGAAGCGGGCGGCGAACGCGTGACGGTCGCGGTGCTGGGCGCAACGCCCGCCGCATTCGTCGATGCCCTCAAGCTGGCGGGTGTCGACGAAATCGTCACGGTGCAGACCGCGAGCGATGCGTTCGACCCCGACACCTACCAGGCGGTCGCGCAGGCGCTGATCGAAGCACGCCAGCCTTCGCTCGTGCTGCTGCCGCATACGATCGACACGCTTGGTTACGCCGCGCCGCTCGCGGTCAAGGGCAACTACGGCTTCACCACCGACGCGTTCGGGCTCGCGCGCGACGGCGAAGGCTGGATCGCCACGCGCTCCGGCTATGGGCAAAAGGTCAACATGGAGATCGAGTTTCCCGAGCGCGCGACCGTCGTCGTCACCGTGCGGCCGGGCGCGTTCAAGGCGCCCGACGCGGCCGGCACGCCCGACATCAGCGCCTTCGACGCCCCCGCCGTCACGCCGCGCAGCGCTCACGTGTCGTTCGAAGAACCCGCCGCGAGCGGCGACGTCGACATCGTCGGCGCGGACTTCATCATGTCGATCGGGCGCGGCATCGGCGAGGAAACCAATGTCGAGCAGTTCCGCGAACTCGCCGGCTCGCTTGGCGCGACGCTCGGCTGCTCGCGTCCCATCGCCGACTCCGGCTGGCTGCCGAAGGCGCATCAGGTCGGCCAGTCCGGCAAGACAGCAGCCGCCTGCAAGCTGTATATCGCAATGGGTATTTCAGGGTCGGTGCAGCACATGGCGGGCATGAAGCACGTCGAAAACATCATCGCCGTCAATACCGATCCCGAAGCGTCGATCTTCTCGATTGCGAAGTACGGCATCGTCGGCGACATCTTCGACATCGCGGAAGAACTGCGCGGCCACTTCTGA
- the narL gene encoding two-component system response regulator NarL, whose amino-acid sequence MVPHTVLLIDDHALFRKGVAQLIQMNPAFEVTGEATSGQDGIEMAVRLKPDVVLIDLNMPRMNGIETLEGMRHAGVDARFIMLTVSDNERDVVAALRAGAHGYLLKDMDPEDLCVSLQKALKGTAVLSESVTGSLVHALSGGQRIPAAQNDLTARELEVFDYLVAGLCNKAIARKLDISVGTVKVHVKHVLRKLDLHSRLEAVLWQQEHGSRSHH is encoded by the coding sequence ATGGTCCCTCACACAGTACTTCTGATCGACGATCACGCGTTGTTTCGCAAGGGCGTCGCGCAACTGATCCAGATGAACCCGGCGTTCGAGGTCACGGGCGAGGCGACTTCGGGTCAGGACGGCATCGAAATGGCCGTGCGGCTCAAGCCGGACGTCGTCCTGATCGACCTGAACATGCCGCGCATGAACGGCATCGAAACGCTCGAAGGCATGCGCCACGCGGGCGTCGACGCGCGCTTCATCATGTTGACGGTGTCGGACAACGAGCGCGACGTGGTTGCCGCGCTGCGCGCGGGCGCACACGGCTATCTGCTGAAGGACATGGACCCGGAGGATCTGTGCGTGTCGCTGCAGAAGGCGCTCAAGGGGACGGCCGTGCTGAGCGAATCCGTCACGGGCAGTCTGGTTCATGCGCTCTCGGGCGGGCAGCGCATTCCCGCTGCGCAGAACGATCTGACGGCGCGCGAACTCGAGGTGTTCGATTATCTGGTGGCTGGCCTGTGCAACAAGGCGATCGCCCGCAAGCTCGATATCAGCGTGGGCACGGTCAAGGTGCACGTCAAGCACGTGCTGCGCAAGCTCGATCTCCACTCGCGTCTCGAAGCCGTGCTGTGGCAGCAGGAACACGGTTCGCGCTCGCATCACTGA
- a CDS encoding sigma-54-dependent Fis family transcriptional regulator: MSSCQPLAGQASQVETIMRTRPGGFAPSAPVVRSWTRCIEDYGLDPDVCVPPPVMTSAELALRREQNARLVDCAKLEMATLYQQLGDAELAVVLTDSDGVILHLASSPEFASEVEDWGLCAGAVWNEREAGTNGMGTCLAEGEAIAVRQHEHFYHRYTSLTCAAVPVFDECGSIAGVLDVTSRSPLLQQHSLVLVGMSRQMIENRLLDARHTHAFRIQFHSRPEFVGTLHAGKLTVGDDGAILGANRSALAQLGFVTLDEIAGKPVTDIFNASLDEIVARSTRSSFYPVAIYRTHASSRFFVVAQAPRDRAAHDAIAPVRGDASNDDASSALARRPARAIRSASPLRSGTARVEFGDAQIASQFDLGARVIDRGIAVLVHGETGSGKEVFANALHAASERSSGPFVAVNCASLPEHLIESELFGYRAGAFTGAQREGRRGKILQADGGTLFLDEIGDMPLALQARLLRVLEEREVTPLGSEAVVKVDFQLVSASHRDLNELVESGQFREDLYYRLNGVMLELPPLRARKDKLALIRHLLEKERTPAPRLSADVRQILLDSDWPGNIRQLRNVLRTATALCDGDELTTAHLPAWLVQREKNLNRPQTAAASTAPADTDDCADAEEAPNAPLNAILQAEREALLALLDKHRWNVSQVALALGITRNTLYRKMRRVHIKT, translated from the coding sequence ATGTCGTCATGCCAGCCGCTCGCGGGACAAGCCAGCCAGGTGGAAACCATCATGCGCACGCGCCCTGGCGGATTCGCACCGAGCGCGCCCGTGGTCCGCTCGTGGACGCGCTGCATCGAAGACTACGGACTCGATCCCGACGTGTGCGTGCCGCCGCCCGTGATGACGAGCGCCGAACTCGCGTTGCGCCGCGAGCAGAACGCCCGTCTGGTCGATTGCGCGAAGCTCGAGATGGCCACGCTCTATCAGCAGCTCGGCGACGCCGAGCTTGCCGTCGTCCTCACGGATAGCGATGGCGTGATCCTGCATCTCGCGTCGTCGCCCGAATTCGCGAGCGAGGTCGAGGACTGGGGACTGTGCGCAGGCGCCGTCTGGAACGAGCGTGAAGCGGGCACGAACGGCATGGGCACCTGCCTCGCGGAAGGCGAAGCAATCGCCGTGCGCCAGCACGAACATTTCTATCATCGCTATACGTCGCTCACCTGCGCGGCGGTGCCCGTATTCGACGAATGCGGATCGATCGCGGGCGTGCTCGACGTCACCAGCCGTTCGCCGCTGTTGCAGCAGCATTCGCTCGTGCTAGTGGGCATGTCGCGGCAGATGATCGAAAACCGTCTGCTCGACGCTCGCCATACGCACGCCTTTCGTATCCAGTTTCACAGCAGGCCCGAGTTCGTGGGCACCTTGCATGCAGGCAAGCTCACGGTCGGCGACGACGGCGCGATCCTGGGCGCGAACCGCAGCGCGCTCGCGCAACTGGGTTTCGTGACGCTCGACGAGATCGCCGGAAAGCCAGTCACCGACATCTTCAATGCGTCGCTGGACGAGATCGTCGCGCGCAGCACGCGCAGTTCGTTCTACCCCGTCGCGATCTACCGCACGCACGCGTCGAGCCGCTTCTTCGTCGTCGCCCAGGCGCCGCGCGACCGCGCCGCACACGACGCCATCGCGCCCGTGCGTGGCGACGCATCGAACGATGACGCGTCGTCGGCGCTCGCGCGGCGTCCCGCTCGCGCGATACGCAGCGCGAGCCCGTTGCGCTCCGGCACGGCGCGCGTCGAATTCGGCGACGCGCAGATCGCCAGTCAGTTCGATCTCGGCGCGCGCGTGATCGATCGCGGCATTGCCGTGCTCGTTCACGGCGAGACGGGCAGCGGCAAGGAAGTGTTCGCCAATGCGCTGCACGCCGCGAGCGAGCGCAGCAGCGGCCCGTTCGTCGCGGTCAACTGCGCTTCGCTGCCCGAACATCTGATCGAGAGCGAACTGTTCGGCTATCGCGCGGGCGCGTTTACGGGCGCGCAGCGCGAGGGACGGCGCGGCAAGATTCTGCAGGCCGACGGCGGCACGCTGTTTCTCGATGAAATCGGCGATATGCCGCTCGCGCTGCAAGCGCGGCTGTTGCGCGTGCTCGAAGAGCGCGAAGTCACGCCGCTCGGTTCGGAAGCCGTCGTCAAGGTCGACTTCCAGCTCGTCAGCGCGAGCCATCGCGACCTGAACGAACTCGTCGAAAGCGGGCAGTTCCGCGAAGACCTCTACTACCGGCTCAATGGCGTCATGCTGGAACTGCCTCCCCTGCGCGCACGCAAGGACAAGCTCGCGCTGATCCGCCATCTGCTGGAGAAGGAGCGCACGCCTGCTCCACGGCTGTCGGCGGACGTGCGGCAGATTCTGCTCGACAGCGACTGGCCGGGCAATATCCGCCAGTTGCGCAACGTGCTGCGCACGGCGACGGCCCTCTGCGACGGCGACGAACTCACCACCGCGCATCTGCCCGCGTGGCTCGTGCAGCGTGAGAAGAACCTGAATCGCCCGCAAACGGCTGCCGCGTCCACGGCGCCCGCCGACACCGACGACTGCGCCGATGCCGAAGAAGCGCCGAATGCGCCCCTCAATGCGATCCTGCAGGCCGAACGCGAGGCGCTGCTCGCGCTGCTCGACAAGCATCGCTGGAACGTGAGCCAGGTTGCGCTTGCGCTCGGCATCACGCGCAATACGCTGTACCGGAAGATGAGGCGCGTCCACATCAAGACGTGA
- the gph gene encoding phosphoglycolate phosphatase (PGP is an essential enzyme in the glycolate salvage pathway in higher organisms (photorespiration in plants). Phosphoglycolate results from the oxidase activity of RubisCO in the Calvin cycle when concentrations of carbon dioxide are low relative to oxygen. This enzyme is a member of the Haloacid Dehalogenase (HAD) superfamily of aspartate-nucleophile hydrolase enzymes (PF00702).): protein MQVMPRNLPIDAVLFDLDGTLLHTSPDIGNALNRALAENGLPLLAPGVAQTLIGGGSEILVDRALTLLGVESRPATLDLVLRRYETCYHQICRDDDQLTQPYPGAEATLDSLRGMGLKLGLVTNKETRFVDPLMWRFGLQAWFDMVVDGNARLPRKPDPEPLLHACEALGVDPAHTLFVGDSVTDALAAQAAGMPMVCVSYGYSSDHPVSELPCMRVIDSIGELTELIGGPRKWHRATRGDHAFAAQDMSMPN, encoded by the coding sequence ATGCAAGTCATGCCGCGCAATCTGCCTATCGATGCCGTGCTGTTCGATCTCGACGGCACGTTGTTGCATACGTCGCCGGATATCGGCAATGCGCTCAACCGGGCGCTGGCCGAAAACGGACTGCCGCTGCTCGCGCCGGGCGTCGCGCAAACGTTGATCGGCGGCGGGTCCGAAATTCTCGTCGACCGCGCGCTGACGCTGCTGGGCGTCGAATCGCGGCCCGCGACGCTCGATCTCGTGCTGCGCCGCTACGAGACCTGCTACCACCAGATCTGCCGCGACGACGACCAGTTGACGCAGCCGTATCCGGGCGCCGAAGCGACGCTCGACAGCCTGCGCGGCATGGGGCTCAAGCTCGGTCTCGTCACCAACAAGGAGACGCGTTTCGTCGATCCGCTGATGTGGCGCTTCGGCTTGCAGGCGTGGTTCGACATGGTCGTCGACGGCAACGCGCGGCTGCCGCGCAAGCCGGACCCCGAGCCGCTGCTGCACGCATGCGAAGCGCTCGGCGTGGACCCCGCGCATACGCTGTTCGTCGGCGATTCCGTGACGGACGCGCTCGCGGCGCAGGCGGCAGGCATGCCGATGGTGTGCGTCAGCTATGGGTACAGCAGTGACCATCCCGTGAGCGAACTGCCGTGCATGCGCGTGATCGACAGCATTGGAGAACTGACGGAACTGATCGGCGGGCCGCGTAAATGGCATCGCGCGACACGCGGCGATCATGCGTTCGCGGCCCAGGACATGTCCATGCCGAACTGA
- a CDS encoding phosphoribulokinase, which translates to MSIEHPIVAVTGSSGAGTTTVMNSFQHIFRREKLNAQIVEGDAFHRFDRLAMRTAMKEAEQTQRQFSHFGPEANLLEELAALFAEYAATGRGRVRKYLHDEAEAAQYGLEPGMFSPWMDLEPPTDLLFYEGLHGGFVGRGIDVAQHADLLVGVVPIINLEWIQKLHRDKTLRGYSQEAVMDTILRRMPDYAHHICPQFSRTHVNFQRVPTVDTSNPFTARDIPSADESFVVIRFTNPKGIDFPYLLTMLHDSFMSRPNVIVVPGGKMGLAMQLIFTPMILQMIDRQRRAA; encoded by the coding sequence ATGTCGATCGAACATCCGATTGTCGCGGTGACGGGCTCGAGCGGAGCGGGCACCACCACGGTCATGAACAGCTTCCAGCACATTTTCCGGCGTGAAAAGCTCAACGCGCAGATCGTCGAAGGCGACGCATTTCATCGCTTCGACCGGCTGGCGATGCGTACCGCGATGAAAGAAGCGGAGCAAACCCAGCGTCAGTTCAGTCACTTCGGGCCCGAGGCGAATCTGCTCGAAGAACTCGCCGCGCTGTTCGCCGAATATGCGGCAACGGGGCGGGGGCGTGTGCGCAAGTATCTGCACGATGAAGCGGAGGCCGCGCAGTACGGCCTCGAACCGGGCATGTTCTCGCCCTGGATGGACCTCGAGCCGCCCACCGATCTGCTGTTCTACGAAGGGCTGCACGGCGGCTTCGTCGGCCGCGGGATCGACGTGGCGCAGCACGCGGATCTGCTGGTGGGCGTCGTGCCCATCATCAATCTCGAGTGGATCCAGAAGCTGCATCGCGACAAGACGCTGCGCGGCTACTCGCAGGAAGCCGTGATGGACACGATCCTGCGCCGCATGCCGGACTACGCGCATCACATCTGTCCGCAGTTCAGCCGCACGCATGTGAACTTTCAGCGGGTGCCGACCGTGGACACGTCGAATCCGTTCACCGCGCGCGACATCCCGAGCGCGGACGAAAGTTTTGTCGTGATCCGTTTTACGAACCCGAAGGGGATCGACTTTCCGTATCTGCTCACGATGCTGCACGACTCCTTCATGAGCCGTCCCAATGTGATCGTCGTGCCGGGCGGCAAGATGGGGCTCGCGATGCAGCTGATCTTCACACCCATGATCCTGCAGATGATCGACCGCCAGAGACGCGCGGCCTGA
- a CDS encoding fructose-1,6-bisphosphatase, whose protein sequence is MNARIEPGEQAQSAGIANGRCIDMESAQPALSDFLADHLAPRRAQAPGVVHAADAEGLCAVIGDIAGTVKRIAARIAQGAIGASQHAHAGSGDSALSAAVRDMLIAMCEGSAGIAGLVLPGMAAARATSAGRYVLFADSLDGAANAESNAALGTVFSIRHAGAASADGGCVIAGSRQLAAGYALYGPATLLVITVGRGTHGFTLCRERGEFVLTHRAMRIPEQGAGLAVNGGNERFWEPPVQRYVSECRDGSAGVRQRDFETRWIASLVADTHRTVMRGGLCLLPRESRCAPRAARLPLLYQAQALAWLVEQADGLASTGRARLLDAAADMHAPTPMFVGTRCEVERIERYHREHERGEDTPFTSPLFNERSLFRPEARV, encoded by the coding sequence ATGAATGCACGAATTGAACCAGGCGAGCAGGCGCAGTCCGCCGGCATCGCGAACGGCCGCTGCATCGACATGGAGAGCGCTCAACCCGCGCTGTCCGACTTTCTCGCCGACCACCTGGCGCCGCGCCGCGCGCAGGCGCCCGGCGTCGTGCATGCCGCCGACGCCGAAGGACTGTGCGCGGTGATCGGAGATATCGCGGGCACGGTGAAGCGCATTGCCGCGCGCATCGCGCAGGGCGCGATCGGCGCATCGCAGCACGCGCACGCAGGGTCGGGCGATAGCGCGTTGAGCGCGGCAGTACGGGACATGCTGATCGCGATGTGCGAGGGCAGCGCGGGGATTGCGGGTCTCGTCTTGCCCGGCATGGCGGCCGCACGCGCGACGTCGGCGGGCCGCTACGTGCTGTTTGCCGATTCGCTCGACGGCGCGGCGAATGCCGAATCGAATGCTGCACTCGGCACGGTGTTCTCGATACGCCACGCGGGCGCAGCCAGTGCCGACGGCGGCTGCGTGATCGCGGGCTCGCGGCAGCTTGCGGCCGGCTACGCGCTGTATGGGCCCGCGACGCTGCTCGTGATCACGGTCGGGCGCGGCACGCACGGCTTCACGCTGTGCCGCGAGCGCGGTGAATTCGTGCTCACGCATCGCGCGATGCGCATTCCCGAGCAGGGCGCCGGGCTCGCCGTCAACGGCGGCAACGAGCGCTTCTGGGAGCCGCCCGTGCAGCGTTATGTGAGTGAGTGCCGCGACGGCAGCGCGGGCGTGCGCCAGCGCGACTTCGAAACGCGCTGGATTGCATCGCTGGTCGCCGATACGCACCGTACGGTGATGCGCGGCGGCCTGTGCCTGTTGCCGCGTGAAAGCCGCTGTGCGCCGCGCGCCGCGCGTCTGCCGCTGCTGTATCAGGCGCAGGCGCTCGCGTGGCTCGTCGAGCAGGCGGACGGGCTCGCCAGCACGGGACGCGCGCGGCTTCTCGACGCCGCCGCCGATATGCACGCGCCAACGCCGATGTTCGTCGGTACGCGCTGCGAGGTCGAGCGCATCGAGCGTTATCACCGCGAACACGAGCGGGGCGAAGACACGCCGTTCACGTCGCCGCTCTTCAACGAGCGCTCGCTGTTTCGTCCGGAAGCGCGCGTGTAG
- a CDS encoding LysR substrate-binding domain-containing protein — MLNLLRNLTLRQLQIFAAAAQYESFARAAEVLHLTQPAVSMQIKQLEEATGLALFERVGRRIALTEAGAILSHHAKRILGDIKDADDAMRALASADGGTVSIGLVSTARYFVPRQISRYAERHPKVDIHFSIGKRDTLLRQLQDNAIDLAVMGRPSVELDAHCEPLAYNPHVIAASTTHPFVDAACFDLHELRHDTFLMREPGSDTASVANDMFRQHLFTPARTLALDSHETVKQAVAAGMGVSLLPLHTLRLELLAREVAILHVNGTPIDRVWHVVHMNAKQLSPACAAFRRFLIEKTGAWLEGQFADLTPPAQVASPFVQT, encoded by the coding sequence ATGCTCAACCTGCTTCGCAACCTCACGCTGCGCCAGTTGCAGATCTTCGCGGCCGCCGCGCAATACGAGAGCTTCGCGCGCGCCGCGGAGGTCCTGCATCTGACGCAACCCGCCGTCTCGATGCAGATCAAGCAGCTCGAAGAGGCGACCGGCCTCGCGCTTTTCGAGCGCGTCGGGCGGCGGATCGCGCTCACCGAGGCAGGCGCGATCCTGTCTCATCACGCGAAGCGCATTCTCGGCGACATCAAGGATGCCGACGATGCAATGCGCGCCCTCGCCTCGGCCGACGGCGGCACCGTCTCCATCGGTCTCGTCAGCACGGCCCGCTACTTCGTGCCGCGGCAGATTTCGCGCTATGCGGAGCGGCATCCGAAAGTCGATATCCACTTTTCGATCGGCAAACGCGACACGCTGCTGCGCCAGCTGCAGGACAACGCGATCGATCTCGCCGTGATGGGACGTCCGTCCGTCGAACTCGACGCGCACTGCGAACCGCTCGCGTACAACCCGCACGTGATCGCCGCGAGCACGACCCATCCCTTCGTCGATGCAGCGTGTTTCGACTTGCACGAACTGCGCCATGACACTTTTCTGATGCGCGAGCCGGGCTCCGACACAGCCTCTGTCGCGAACGACATGTTCCGGCAGCATCTCTTCACGCCCGCGCGCACACTCGCGCTCGACAGCCACGAGACTGTCAAGCAGGCCGTGGCGGCGGGCATGGGCGTGAGCCTGCTGCCGCTGCATACGCTGCGGCTCGAACTGCTCGCGCGCGAAGTCGCGATCCTGCACGTGAACGGCACGCCCATCGATCGCGTGTGGCACGTGGTTCATATGAATGCGAAGCAGCTGTCGCCTGCCTGCGCGGCGTTCCGACGGTTTCTGATCGAGAAGACGGGGGCGTGGCTCGAAGGCCAGTTCGCGGACCTCACGCCGCCTGCTCAGGTCGCGAGTCCGTTCGTGCAGACATGA